Proteins co-encoded in one Candidatus Korarchaeum sp. genomic window:
- a CDS encoding ubiquinol-cytochrome c reductase iron-sulfur subunit → MVEMTRRDFIKASVVTSVALAAASLGIPLIQYISSERVITGKIGAGSSSLPLKIANINNLEPDSQIQFTMPLNPDGSRGQHPAILIRLRPELAQRAGTELKAFSAVCTHLGCIVHLEKKDDIYCPCHAGYFDPVTGGVLAGPPKKPLPEVEIRIDENGDIYAEGWKK, encoded by the coding sequence ATGGTGGAGATGACTAGGAGGGATTTCATAAAGGCGAGTGTCGTGACTTCAGTAGCTTTAGCTGCTGCATCCCTCGGAATTCCCCTGATCCAATATATTTCCTCTGAACGCGTGATCACTGGGAAGATAGGGGCTGGATCGAGCTCCCTACCGCTCAAGATAGCTAACATAAATAATCTCGAGCCAGACTCTCAAATACAATTCACGATGCCCCTCAATCCGGATGGTAGTAGAGGTCAACATCCAGCTATCTTAATAAGGCTCAGACCCGAGTTAGCTCAGAGAGCTGGAACTGAGTTGAAGGCCTTCAGTGCTGTTTGCACTCACTTAGGATGCATAGTCCACTTGGAAAAGAAAGATGACATATACTGCCCCTGTCACGCGGGCTACTTCGATCCCGTTACTGGGGGAGTGCTTGCGGGTCCTCCTAAGAAGCCCCTCCCAGAAGTTGAAATAAGGATAGATGAGAACGGAGATATCTACGCTGAGGGGTGGAAGAAATGA
- a CDS encoding CTP synthase, producing MDFKLILVTGGVISGLGKGVVAASIGKIVQSRGLSVSMIKIDPYLNPDPGTLNPVEHGEVFITEDVWKFCAGEVEFKIAEIDEDFGHYERFLDINMHPSNNITSGQVMLSVILGERRGHYLGQTIRLIPHVTNEIKRRIYSVAERERPDVLIVELGGTVGDYEAMAFVEALRQLRLELGSGNSLHVHVTYVPFVETIGEFKTKPAQLFFREILAAGLPPDIVIARTSSPLPENVKKKLALYASVPLNAVFDDPNLSVTYELPIYLENQGFGKILSEKLHINGNSDLSEWEEIVRKFKVGIRKRVAMVGKYWRMADVYISILEAVKHAGASLGVLPEIIPVDSEGIERGNELEKIEDADGIILTPGFGSRGTEGMIYAASWALKNEKPFLGICFGAQLATVAFAREVMGWEGANSTEIDANTPWPVVDLLPEQKAIRDVGGTMRLGGHEVILLGGKLRAAYGRDRIVERFRHRYHIIKEYAERMEGAGYRVTAVDPSGEIINAFEVEGHPYFVGVQFHPEFKSRPGRPSPTYVSFMEVVKGI from the coding sequence GTGGACTTCAAGCTCATACTAGTAACTGGTGGTGTGATAAGCGGGCTCGGTAAAGGCGTAGTAGCTGCATCAATAGGGAAGATAGTCCAATCTAGGGGCTTATCTGTCTCAATGATAAAGATAGATCCCTACCTGAACCCGGATCCTGGGACATTGAATCCTGTAGAACATGGAGAGGTATTCATAACTGAGGATGTATGGAAATTCTGTGCAGGAGAAGTAGAGTTCAAAATAGCCGAGATAGATGAAGATTTTGGTCATTATGAGAGGTTTCTCGATATAAATATGCACCCATCTAATAACATAACGAGCGGCCAAGTGATGCTGAGCGTGATACTGGGGGAGAGGAGGGGGCACTACCTCGGACAGACGATAAGATTGATCCCCCACGTCACTAACGAGATCAAGAGGAGGATATATAGTGTGGCTGAGAGGGAGAGACCCGATGTACTAATCGTAGAACTCGGTGGGACCGTAGGGGATTATGAGGCCATGGCTTTCGTTGAAGCCCTTAGACAACTCAGATTAGAGCTGGGTAGTGGGAATTCTCTACATGTTCACGTCACATATGTTCCTTTCGTTGAGACAATAGGAGAATTTAAGACGAAGCCAGCCCAACTGTTCTTCAGGGAGATCCTAGCTGCAGGTCTGCCGCCGGATATAGTCATCGCTAGGACCTCATCGCCTCTACCGGAAAACGTGAAGAAGAAGCTGGCTCTCTATGCTAGCGTTCCCCTTAATGCAGTTTTTGACGATCCGAACTTAAGCGTTACTTATGAGTTACCTATATATCTGGAGAATCAAGGATTTGGTAAGATACTCTCTGAGAAGCTCCATATAAATGGCAACTCCGATCTGAGTGAGTGGGAGGAGATAGTGAGGAAATTCAAGGTGGGTATCAGGAAGAGGGTAGCGATGGTCGGGAAATACTGGAGGATGGCGGATGTCTATATCTCTATATTAGAAGCAGTTAAGCATGCCGGAGCTTCTCTGGGAGTCCTTCCGGAGATAATCCCCGTGGATTCTGAGGGTATAGAGAGGGGAAATGAACTGGAGAAAATTGAGGATGCTGACGGGATAATCTTAACACCGGGTTTCGGATCTAGGGGGACTGAGGGGATGATATACGCTGCTTCTTGGGCACTCAAAAACGAGAAGCCCTTCTTGGGCATATGCTTCGGTGCCCAACTAGCGACAGTAGCTTTCGCTAGGGAGGTGATGGGTTGGGAGGGCGCTAACTCCACTGAGATAGATGCGAACACTCCGTGGCCAGTAGTCGATCTCCTCCCGGAGCAGAAGGCAATAAGAGATGTGGGAGGGACGATGAGGCTCGGAGGACATGAAGTCATATTGTTAGGAGGGAAGCTGAGGGCTGCTTACGGGAGAGATAGGATAGTAGAGAGGTTCAGGCATAGATACCACATAATAAAGGAGTACGCTGAGAGGATGGAAGGAGCGGGCTATAGAGTGACTGCAGTAGATCCCTCCGGTGAGATAATAAATGCCTTCGAAGTCGAAGGACACCCATATTTCGTCGGAGTTCAGTTCCATCCGGAGTTCAAATCTAGACCAGGGAGACCTAGTCCGACATATGTCTCCTTCATGGAAGTCGTTAAAGGGATCTGA
- a CDS encoding HAD-IB family phosphatase has product MMKYMVCFDMDGTLIEIKSSWEFVHEVLGTEREAYIYRQMYERGEIDYRRWAELDVSSWRKKDFSEVLRRVDSIKLVENSEKSIKILKGFGFIVGVISSGLNVIADRVCERLGMDFCRSARLLLEGNEVVGLIEDLPPDEKGVVLEEVARGYGIPLARVAFVGDGDSDLSIFEMDLGLKIAFRPKSERIVRLSDYVVHDLLEASELIVRWSKGAK; this is encoded by the coding sequence ATGATGAAGTACATGGTTTGCTTCGATATGGATGGGACTCTCATCGAGATAAAAAGCTCTTGGGAGTTCGTTCATGAGGTCTTAGGGACTGAGAGGGAGGCCTACATCTATAGGCAGATGTATGAGAGGGGGGAGATAGATTACAGGAGATGGGCAGAGCTAGACGTATCTTCTTGGAGGAAGAAGGATTTCTCGGAAGTCCTGAGGAGGGTGGACTCCATAAAATTAGTGGAGAACTCTGAGAAGTCTATAAAGATACTCAAGGGTTTTGGTTTCATTGTCGGAGTCATAAGCTCTGGTCTGAATGTAATCGCGGATAGAGTCTGCGAGAGACTTGGGATGGACTTCTGCAGGAGCGCCAGGCTCCTTCTAGAGGGAAATGAGGTAGTAGGATTGATCGAGGATCTTCCGCCTGATGAGAAGGGAGTTGTCCTAGAGGAAGTCGCTAGGGGTTATGGTATACCTCTCGCTAGAGTGGCTTTCGTGGGTGACGGGGATAGTGATCTCTCCATATTCGAGATGGATCTAGGCCTGAAGATAGCATTCAGGCCCAAATCTGAGAGGATAGTGAGGCTCTCAGACTACGTAGTCCATGATTTGCTCGAGGCATCGGAGCTCATAGTAAGGTGGTCGAAAGGTGCGAAGTAA
- a CDS encoding cytochrome b N-terminal domain-containing protein has translation MSCEERSCISRFVDWFIDRLGMKSLKELKVYRHTLHPLYSLGGLTTLMLVILGITGILLLMFYVPVFGESNLAYDSIVRIMDKVAYGSVIRSLHNYAANLMILLSMIHFLRVYFMGAYKKPHELTYVIGILTGLLAILCGVTGYSLRMDHIAAEAIRIGNTLVSNMPGGKWIAPLIYGIGTFDEIIGRYFAYHILLAGLIALLALIHFLMVHMHHASPPYDGSDPEPAVPFFPNHLLTEISAISVVIGALIILSAAFPAELGQKFLPTEILPVGQPEWYLMAIYAGIKTGVDPFLAFAVVPGILLLVLVLMPWIDPAYSRHPRNRRIATLYGSILLGEFIVFTIYGILTPGQEIPLIYAIAIGLATAIAIGLPVAKCTSKPVPPKKAPRVRRVRHRPQILSQAKYILLLILIVQVASLALGVNSHIQELYSLAAIYFGISIMAFGWIIFIAKVITLDIPYITRQAEVKV, from the coding sequence ATGAGTTGCGAGGAGAGAAGCTGCATATCTAGGTTCGTTGATTGGTTCATCGATAGATTAGGTATGAAGAGCCTCAAGGAGCTCAAGGTCTATAGGCACACATTGCACCCCCTTTACAGCCTCGGGGGACTGACCACTCTGATGTTAGTGATCCTAGGGATCACCGGGATACTACTACTGATGTTCTACGTCCCAGTCTTCGGGGAGAGTAATCTGGCCTACGATAGTATAGTCAGGATAATGGATAAGGTAGCTTACGGGTCCGTAATAAGGAGTCTTCACAACTACGCGGCTAACCTCATGATACTACTCTCGATGATACACTTCCTCAGAGTCTACTTCATGGGAGCTTATAAGAAGCCACACGAACTGACTTATGTGATCGGGATATTAACAGGACTCCTCGCGATATTGTGCGGTGTGACGGGTTACTCTCTCAGGATGGATCATATAGCTGCTGAAGCTATAAGGATAGGGAATACTCTCGTATCCAACATGCCTGGAGGAAAGTGGATAGCCCCCCTCATATACGGGATAGGCACTTTCGATGAGATAATAGGTAGGTACTTCGCGTACCACATACTTTTAGCAGGACTCATAGCCTTACTAGCGTTAATACATTTCCTGATGGTTCACATGCATCACGCTTCCCCACCTTATGATGGTTCTGATCCCGAGCCAGCAGTCCCGTTCTTCCCCAACCACCTATTGACTGAGATATCAGCGATCTCCGTAGTTATAGGAGCCCTCATAATACTATCGGCAGCCTTCCCAGCGGAACTCGGTCAGAAGTTCCTACCAACAGAAATCCTACCAGTCGGCCAGCCTGAGTGGTATCTGATGGCGATTTATGCTGGGATAAAGACAGGAGTAGATCCATTCCTAGCTTTCGCAGTCGTCCCAGGCATACTATTATTAGTGCTCGTCCTCATGCCATGGATAGATCCAGCATATAGCAGGCACCCTAGGAACAGGAGGATAGCGACCTTATACGGCTCAATACTCTTGGGAGAATTTATAGTATTCACGATATACGGGATCCTAACACCGGGTCAGGAGATCCCGCTCATTTACGCTATAGCAATTGGTTTGGCTACTGCTATAGCGATAGGGCTACCAGTGGCGAAGTGCACTTCGAAGCCAGTCCCCCCTAAGAAGGCACCTAGAGTGAGGAGGGTGAGGCACAGGCCCCAGATACTGAGTCAAGCTAAGTATATCCTACTACTGATCTTGATAGTGCAAGTAGCCTCTCTCGCTCTAGGGGTCAACTCCCACATCCAAGAGCTCTACTCACTCGCCGCTATATACTTCGGGATCTCTATAATGGCATTTGGATGGATAATATTTATAGCTAAAGTTATTACACTAGATATTCCTTATATAACAAGACAAGCAGAGGTAAAAGTATGA
- a CDS encoding DegT/DnrJ/EryC1/StrS family aminotransferase, with amino-acid sequence MIPISKPCISEREILSVSEVLRSGKLAQGELVERFERSFSSYVGSKYAVAVSNGTAALHVALIAMGIGPGDEVIVPSYTFFATASTVILSGAKPVFVDVDPKTGTMDPNDVKRKVSEKTKAVVPVHIHGHPADLDAIREALGERDILILEDCAQAHGALYKGRKVGAIGEVGAFSFYPTKNMTTGEGGMITTDDEEIYLRAKAIRDQGQVSKYEHHFIGFNYRMTEINAAIGLVQLERLDEFNRRRKEIASIYTEELSDLVETPYVAEWADPVWHLYPVRVRGKRDRALKLLAERGVMARAAYPMPLQEQPAISKLKDRYYNFLSILFEDFEISGDTPNARALCEEILYLPLYHCMTEEEVEKVISVAKSVFRSL; translated from the coding sequence TTGATACCGATATCTAAACCATGCATAAGTGAGAGAGAGATCTTAAGTGTATCTGAGGTCCTAAGATCCGGAAAATTAGCTCAAGGGGAGCTTGTTGAGAGATTCGAGAGGTCCTTCTCTTCCTATGTGGGGAGTAAGTATGCTGTCGCTGTTTCTAATGGTACAGCCGCATTACATGTAGCACTCATCGCGATGGGCATCGGACCCGGGGATGAAGTCATAGTTCCAAGTTATACGTTTTTCGCGACGGCATCTACTGTCATACTCTCGGGAGCTAAGCCTGTCTTCGTAGATGTAGATCCAAAGACAGGTACGATGGATCCAAATGATGTCAAGAGGAAGGTCTCTGAGAAGACTAAGGCAGTAGTACCCGTCCATATACATGGGCATCCCGCTGATCTAGATGCTATAAGGGAAGCTCTAGGGGAAAGGGATATCTTAATTCTTGAGGATTGCGCTCAAGCGCATGGAGCCCTCTATAAGGGCCGGAAAGTAGGCGCTATAGGTGAGGTAGGGGCCTTCAGCTTCTATCCAACTAAGAACATGACGACAGGAGAGGGAGGTATGATAACGACGGATGATGAGGAAATATACTTAAGGGCGAAAGCTATAAGGGATCAGGGACAGGTCTCAAAGTATGAGCATCACTTCATAGGATTCAATTACAGGATGACGGAGATAAATGCCGCAATAGGATTGGTTCAACTCGAAAGATTAGATGAATTCAACAGAAGGAGGAAGGAGATAGCATCTATTTACACAGAGGAATTATCGGATCTAGTCGAAACACCGTATGTCGCTGAATGGGCCGATCCCGTCTGGCACCTCTACCCAGTGAGGGTGAGGGGGAAGAGGGATAGAGCATTGAAGCTCTTAGCTGAGAGAGGTGTTATGGCCAGAGCAGCCTATCCGATGCCTCTGCAGGAACAACCAGCTATCTCAAAATTAAAGGATAGATATTACAATTTCCTCAGCATATTATTTGAGGATTTCGAGATCTCAGGAGATACTCCGAATGCGAGAGCCCTCTGCGAGGAGATACTTTACCTACCTCTCTACCATTGTATGACGGAAGAAGAAGTAGAGAAAGTTATCAGTGTAGCTAAGTCTGTCTTCAGATCCCTTTAA
- a CDS encoding macro domain-containing protein, with product MPRLILVLGDITEVESDAIVNPANVFLVMGGGVAGAIKRKGGEEIEREAMRKAPLRIGEAIETSAGKLKARYVIHAPTVESPGGSSSPEYIRAAVRAALKKGEELGVRSIAFPAMGAGVGGVPVEVSIRIILEEIKESSIEEVLLVTRNKQDFEIFKRVSEYMGVPFEVRGV from the coding sequence ATGCCGAGGCTGATCCTCGTGCTAGGAGATATAACGGAAGTGGAGTCGGACGCTATAGTCAACCCAGCCAATGTATTCTTAGTGATGGGAGGAGGTGTTGCTGGAGCTATAAAGAGGAAGGGAGGGGAGGAAATAGAGAGGGAGGCCATGAGGAAGGCTCCCTTAAGAATAGGTGAAGCTATAGAGACCTCCGCTGGGAAGCTAAAAGCGAGGTATGTGATCCATGCGCCTACTGTAGAGAGCCCGGGAGGTTCCAGCAGCCCTGAGTACATAAGAGCAGCTGTCAGAGCGGCTCTGAAGAAAGGGGAGGAGCTGGGGGTTAGGAGTATAGCGTTTCCAGCGATGGGAGCTGGGGTCGGAGGAGTTCCAGTGGAAGTATCCATTAGGATAATACTAGAGGAGATAAAGGAATCCTCTATAGAGGAGGTCCTCTTGGTAACTAGGAATAAGCAGGACTTCGAGATATTTAAAAGAGTTTCCGAATATATGGGAGTACCCTTCGAAGTTAGAGGGGTGTGA
- a CDS encoding DUF1512 domain-containing protein: MYSNPNDVKFMQVGQSDWLSWIFFIIFIMIMQFYANRLQAQIWISEISRALSKLEEYSNDSARKFIEEASKYGRSQEEVKSIYNKVKGFFLIEPVTLDPYGAIRRLEHLLNTMRDHLNALMRDIAPNADNWKRSNLRDQMASALTLDMIYRIIRHYFILGRKTQNLIYIAQIQMLLPEIMRIAKAYWKACDAFRLGVPIGDGIGPLIALKLMNGVEPTEIAENIVGAEVDIEGRRVMVIKAKGPGSEVGRPGLAIERIVESREGKVSLIITIDAASKLEGEPTAEIAEGIGAAIGDPGPEKYKIEEVATKYAIPLHAIAIKEDQLDAITSMSEEIARSADEVIGRVRAAIISKTLPGDYVIVAGIGNTMGIGNKIGGA; the protein is encoded by the coding sequence GTGTATAGCAATCCGAATGATGTGAAATTCATGCAAGTCGGTCAGAGTGATTGGCTCTCTTGGATATTCTTCATAATATTCATTATGATAATGCAGTTTTACGCAAACAGGCTGCAGGCTCAGATATGGATAAGTGAGATAAGCAGAGCTTTATCTAAACTAGAGGAGTATAGCAACGATTCTGCTAGGAAATTCATAGAAGAAGCATCTAAGTATGGGAGATCTCAAGAGGAGGTAAAATCTATTTACAACAAGGTGAAGGGATTCTTCTTAATAGAGCCAGTCACTCTCGACCCATACGGAGCCATAAGGAGGCTTGAGCACCTCTTAAATACTATGAGAGATCACTTGAATGCATTGATGAGGGATATAGCCCCTAATGCAGATAATTGGAAGAGATCTAACTTGAGGGATCAGATGGCTAGCGCACTAACGCTGGACATGATATATAGGATCATAAGGCATTACTTCATCCTCGGGAGGAAGACACAAAACTTGATATACATAGCCCAGATACAGATGCTCCTCCCCGAGATCATGAGGATAGCTAAAGCTTATTGGAAGGCATGCGATGCTTTCAGACTCGGGGTACCGATAGGCGATGGGATAGGTCCCCTAATCGCTTTGAAATTGATGAATGGTGTCGAACCTACAGAGATCGCTGAAAACATAGTGGGGGCTGAAGTAGATATCGAGGGGAGGAGAGTGATGGTGATAAAAGCGAAGGGACCAGGTTCTGAAGTTGGAAGGCCAGGTTTGGCTATAGAGAGGATTGTGGAGAGTAGAGAGGGTAAAGTCTCCCTCATAATAACGATAGATGCCGCTTCTAAGCTAGAGGGAGAGCCCACTGCAGAGATAGCCGAGGGCATAGGAGCAGCTATAGGCGATCCTGGACCTGAGAAGTATAAGATAGAGGAAGTAGCTACGAAATATGCTATACCCTTACACGCGATCGCGATAAAAGAGGATCAGCTCGATGCTATAACTAGCATGAGCGAGGAGATAGCGAGATCCGCTGATGAGGTCATAGGGAGAGTGAGGGCGGCGATAATATCGAAGACACTGCCTGGAGATTATGTGATAGTTGCCGGTATAGGGAACACGATGGGCATAGGGAATAAGATAGGAGGTGCATAA
- a CDS encoding Trm112 family protein yields the protein MKRRLLDLLACPSCLSFPLELIVENERKENGLSTIPERPLCEIWCAFTGSRPEDPSNCVKCMELEVISGKLSCKNCGAEYKIEEGVPRMLRPDETRL from the coding sequence TTGAAGAGGAGGCTCTTAGATCTACTCGCATGTCCCTCATGTTTGAGCTTCCCCCTTGAACTAATAGTAGAGAACGAGAGAAAAGAGAATGGACTCTCTACGATACCCGAGAGACCTCTGTGCGAGATATGGTGCGCTTTCACCGGCTCCCGACCCGAGGACCCAAGTAATTGTGTTAAATGTATGGAGCTTGAAGTAATAAGCGGAAAACTCTCTTGTAAGAACTGCGGGGCTGAGTATAAGATAGAGGAGGGTGTGCCGAGGATGCTCAGGCCCGATGAGACAAGATTATAA
- a CDS encoding winged helix-turn-helix domain-containing protein has protein sequence MEWEVFTLEDERLKILGQEISSDIGRRILALLKERLMSPNDLAKELGLPITTVIFHIEKLQNAGLIRPVARISGKRGQKTLYTLASSAFIIMTSSEERDRIYEALRMVTAAPKEILVKGALIGLLIGVLMLFPWYLFTMNTYSEQIPELSPSYSTQNATGPLIKGLRYPNESIAEVSRYEDRSALIFIILGISASIVSAVVTSFMISRKSRKYEKSEL, from the coding sequence ATGGAGTGGGAAGTCTTCACATTAGAGGATGAGAGACTTAAAATCTTGGGTCAAGAGATATCTAGCGATATAGGTAGGAGGATCTTGGCCCTTTTGAAGGAGAGATTGATGAGCCCCAACGATCTGGCTAAAGAACTAGGTCTTCCGATAACTACAGTAATATTCCACATAGAGAAGCTTCAGAACGCAGGCCTAATAAGGCCTGTAGCGAGAATATCTGGTAAGAGGGGGCAGAAAACCCTCTATACACTCGCTTCCTCAGCATTCATCATCATGACCTCCAGTGAGGAGAGGGATAGGATATACGAGGCCCTCAGGATGGTTACAGCAGCGCCTAAGGAGATATTAGTAAAGGGCGCATTAATCGGCCTCTTGATAGGCGTTCTCATGCTATTCCCATGGTATCTATTCACCATGAACACATACTCTGAGCAAATCCCTGAACTCTCCCCGAGTTATTCAACTCAGAACGCTACAGGACCTCTAATCAAGGGACTGAGATATCCGAACGAATCTATTGCTGAAGTCAGTAGGTATGAGGATCGATCGGCCCTAATATTCATCATCCTCGGAATATCAGCATCGATAGTATCTGCTGTGGTAACATCATTCATGATCTCTAGGAAGTCGAGAAAATACGAGAAATCTGAATTATGA